The genomic region CCTAGCTTTAAAGGGGCAATGTGTGTTGCTACAAATACAAGCGTGTTTTTGTAGCAATCGCAGATTGCCCATTTAAAGTGCAAATATTTAATtcctacatccatttttggacttatatataatatatattaattgATTCATAAAGAATATATAACTTATATATGCCTCatcagcttagttcaactgtcataccccatcagaacataaaatataagcttgtttacaCCAATGTTTGAAAACAATGTAACATGAGAAATTCCGCCCTGGCTCTATTCCGCCCTGGCTTTATCTGAGGGCggaataaatgtaaaaaaacactgtaaagcctcaaaacatggttaaaactgaaacagttacagtgccttctgaaaatattcagaccccttgactttttccacatgttgttaggtaacagccttattctaaaatatattacattgttttttcccctcgtcaatctaagcacaataccccataatgacaaagcaaaaactgttttcactcggtactttgttgaagaacctttggcaacgattacagcctcgagtcttcttcgcacaactgtatttggggagattctcccattcttctctgcagatcctctcaagctctgtcaggttggatgggtagcgttcctgcacagctattttcaggtctctccagagatgttccatcgggttcaaatccgggctctggctcggcccctcaaggacattcagagacttgtcccgaagccacacctgtgttgtcttggctgtgtgcttagggttgttgtcctgttggaaggttaaccttcgcCCCAGTAGTTCCTGAGTGcccaggtcctgagtgctctggagcagattttcatcaaggaactctctgAACTttcctccattcatctttgcctcgatcctgactagtctcccagttcctgccactgaaagacatccccacagcatgatgctgccaccaccatgcttcaccatagggatggtgccaggtgtcctcccgacgtgacacttggcagttcaatcttggtttcatcagaccagagaatcatgtttctcatggtctgagagtctttaggtgccttttggcaaactccaagcgggctgtcatgtgccttttactaaggagtggcttccgtctggccactctaccataaaggcctgatttggtggagtgctgcagagatggttttccttctggaaggttctcccatctccacagatgaactctagagctctgccagagtaaccatctggttcttggtcacctccctgaccaaggcctttctacaccgattgctcagtttgggcaggcggccagctctaggaagagtcttgatggttccaaacttcttccatttaagaatgatgaagtccttcattgctgcagacattttttggtacccttccccagatctgtgcctcgacacaatcctttctcggagATCAACGGACAATTCCATccacctcacggcttggtttttgctctcacatgaactgtcaactgtgagaccttatatagacaggtgtgtgcctttccaaatcatatacaatcaattgaatgtaccacaggtggactccaatcaagttgtagaaacatctcaaggatgataaatggaaacaggaagcacctgtgCTCAATTTCACATCTCACAGCAaagaagggtctgaatacttatgtaaataagctatttctgattttcatttttaatacatttgcaaacatttctacatacctgttttcactttgtcattatggggtattgtgtgtagattgctgaatattttttttattcaatccattttagaataaggctgtaacgtaacaaaatgtggaacaagtaaaTGGGTTTTCatcaaaacagaggcggggtatCTGCTTtgttaaggattctagctttaaaaaGACAATATCAACAAATCAGGGTAGGCTTGCACCACTGGAATAACTTGGTGATACTACTTTACATGTTTGACTGGCCTGATACTGAACTTGATTCCTCTCAGTGTTAACCTATTGAGTTAAAGCCTATAGACCCTAGGTATACGTTCTGGGAGCTAACACAATTCTTCAGGTCTTAGGCAAGAATGCTCATCACACATGCATACTGGTTGTTCAATTAAGCACCTACTCCTCCACTACACATGAATTGAATCACTGTCAGACAAATACAGTATTCCATGTGACAAATATCCATGTGACGTGTCACACACATCAATTGCATGCATATGAGAATGCTGCCATCTTAAGGCGGAGTGAACACATAATGTTCCAAGCTCTTGTAAATTGAACACACACCTGTGACCTGCATGTTACATAAGACAATAAATAAGCAAATCAAATAATGTCTGTGTAGAATTAGACTACTCTTTTCTTGAAACAGTTATGAAGAAATTATTCTAGTTAAACCAGTAACTTTCCAATTTCCAGAGTCTTTCGCAATTTTCTAGGGTATTGCCGTATGGCGGCACAATTTTTATATACAGACAGGCATTTGTGACTGAGCAGTGGTTAAGAGAGCTATGTTCATCAGCCATTAATGGACTAGGGTAGACAAATGCACCTCATTTTAAAGGCTTACAGTATCAATGCATTTCCATGTACACCAAATCCTCTTACATGACAGGAATCCACTTTCTGTAAGTATTAGAGTGATACATTGTGCTTAAAAGGTTGAAATGTATTAAGTTGGATTTAAGGGGAAGCTATAGTATGCAAAATAGGACTGAATTCCAATGATAACGATGAAGGGTGAATGGAACCAAACAACTAAACTGTGAGGGTgagacattttagaataatagttcTTCATTCACAGGTGGCATAGTTAGGTTTCCATGGTGATCAAAACTAAAGTCAAAGAAATCAATTATATAGAGAAATTGCTAAGGCTCATTGCGCTTATTTTCATTTGGTAAATGTATAAGTTTATGCAGGGATCAAATTGTTTTTTCAAACTAGTATGACaactgggggggggtgggggtgcagTGGTCTTGTGTAGGCTATTGGCTTTATCTGAGGGCGGAATAAAACAGGTCCATTTGCAGATTGGCTATTATAATAATTTTCCTGCATTTCTCGTTTGGTTTGGCTACACTGGCGAAAGGTTGAAACGAGCAGTATCCATAGTAAGAATTAATTTTCAGCCGGTGCAACTGAAGGTCATTTAAAAACCAGTTGTAGCCTAAACACACTTGCAATGAGTGTCAGTCCTCAGTAACAGCATTGTCGTTGGTGTCTTTAAAATAAAATCTATTGGTAAAAAATATAGCCTTATATTATTGTAGCCCTATTCCCTCTGGTTAACAAACGCCCTTTTACGCACCAACAGAGCTTCAAATCATGTGGGCCATATATAAGCATCTTTGAGAACACTGACAGGCGTGTAAACATAGGCTACTCCTTATCGTCATTCATAGGGGGCAAATCATCGAAGACAAATGCCTATAACGTCAATGACCTTAAtacaaatgtgtattttttttaatgcaaAAATGGTGACTTGAATGATGAGATATACGCATTTCCTTCAGATTCTTCTTGATGTTTTATTTATAATTAGCTAGCACATCTTGGCTTGCGAAACGAGGTACCACTGCTTTGACACGGTGCGGAGAAAAATCAATTTTACTCACCATCTCGACAAGCGTGTATTAAAATATGCATATCTTCCATTGCTTTTCCGGGTCGTTCCCTCATATATACAGTCCTACATGCCGAAAACGTTAAGGATGCAAATAAATATTTGCGCTGATGGCAATATTTGCAGGAATTGGCCAGGATTCATAGGAGCCGAAACCCATAACGTTTCCGCGAACTTGCAATGTAGGGAGGCTATATAAAATCCCCCTCCCATGCGACCTAACCGAGAAGGTTACCAGAATTCGAAAATGACTGTTATTCTCAATTCACTAAATTTGAGCAAATGCATCGTTTCGTTAAATATAAGGACGGCCATGTAAGGCATGTGATGCGATGTGGAATAATTCCTCACTGGCTGCCCATGCGCTACCTTCCTTGCCCCTATTTACCGACAATGCAGATATAGGCTGAAAGTGTATTCGTGAAACCGAATGTAGGTAGCCTAGCAGAGATTCTATCAGTGGGCATGCGTTCAAAAAATTGCATTATTGAATAAATGTAATGTGTATCATACGTTCCCCATCTTTCAATTGGGAATGCATGTGCAATATTGACGCTGATCATACAATTCTTTGTTCGCAGGTGACGTGGTTTTCCAAGTAAATTATTAAaatgacatgtagcctacaacataGGCATAACCTGTATGTAAACCCATACTCATTAAATTGACAAGATTCGTGATCAATTAAAGTTTACTTGATAGCCTATCTAAATTGTTCAGAGATACAGTAGCCTACAATGCGCATTACAAGAGATAATGTTGAGGCTGCTTCGTAGGAGGTAACCCAGGTTGGTAATTTTAATGACAATGTTTGCCCCTTTTGTTAACTGTCCTGTATTTAAAGAAATAAGGAAGGATAACCCTGAAATAACAAGAGTAGCCTAAATgtacaaaatgtttattttaattAAGGATGTATATATTCGTGCATTATGGTTAACAATTAACAGAAACTTAAGCTGCTTAGACATtggtatgtacagtgccttcagaaagtattcacaccccttgatatttaccacattttgttgttacagcctgaatttaaaatggattatataGATATGCTGTCTTCACTGGCctacataatgtcaaagtgtaactgttttttattttatttattttttacaaattaataaaaaatgaaaagttgaaatgtcttgagtgaataagtaagtattcaacccctttgttatggcaagcctagataagttcaggagtaaaaatgtgcataacaaatcacgtaataagttgcatggactcactctgtgtgcaataatagtgttcaacacaattttttaatgactacctcatctctgtaccccacacataccactatctctaaggtccctcagacaagcagtgaatttcaaacacagattcaaccacaaagatcagggaggttaTACAGTGCCTCTCAAAAGGCACCTATTGTTGGATGGgtaagaatattttttttttttttttaaagcagacagtatatacagtagtacAATGAAGTAGGAACTGTCACATTGTGGTGTTTTGTACAGACCCAGGTTAAGAATTTCCGAGACAAAAAGCATATTCAATTCAGGCCCTCCTTTAAAAGTGCTTTTTAGCCCAGGAAGGGGTTTAAACTACCCAAATATAACAGTTATAGATTAAAGTACAAATCATTATAATCATATAAAGCAGGACAAAGACCACACAATTCAAGGCTGCCCTTTCATTAGTTCATCTGTAAAACCATGATAAATGTTACCATACAGGATAAAAAGTCAATATAGGTTTCTGTCACATGCACTATTGTTGTCAAATTTCATAATCCATATTGTGTAAGACTATTTCTGGTCAGATTTAATGTTAGGCCCTTGCTTTTCGTATCATTCTAGCCGTCTCTTCCTTTCATTGCTAAATATTGCTGCCCATTTGCGAGTTACCTCTAAATAGACAACAGGCTTGTGTGGTAAGTAGTCTAGGTACACAgtctggcttgtttttggaattGCCATCTCAATCTGGGTTCCCTCATGCCATTCATTAAATGATGTTATCGATATAATATCGGCACCAGCTTCTAGGGCTGCACTCAGGGCCATTTCATAGTACTTCCCGTTAATGCGGTTGCGTGTATTCTGGAAATTCCAAGGCCTAATACTGGTGTCAATATAACCTGGCCCCACACTCGGAATGAACAACAGGTTGTTGTCTTCACAGAACGTTTTAATGGACTCCCAATTGCGCTGAGTGGAGCCATAGGAAAACCCATTGGTGGCGAAGTAAGTGTAGACTCCGTCGAAACCTGCCGTGACGATATCCCTCTTGTGTTTCTCTTCAACAAGAAGGGCTATGAAGATACCATCATAGGGAGTATCTCTAATGCTACTGCTTTTGGTGTGTTTAAGGAGTTTTGCCCACTGTTCTGAGTTGAGTAGATAGGAATCGTAGACGTAGAACAGAGGAAGAAACTTGCCAGTGTTTGTTCTGTGCCTGTAGAATGCAGGGTGCTCACCATATCTTCAGATAGAATGACAGGATTACAAATTAAGTACCATTTCACAAACAGGGTCTACTTACAAAGATTAAGAAATAGACATGATCTGATTTGAGTTAGGCTGTTCGATCATATACAAATTCATAAAGCTGAGGTAATATTTGAAACATTGCCAATATAAGGTATTACTGAACAAATAAATGAGTTAAGCTGAGGTAAAAAACGTACGTTAAATAGTAATATAAGTGGAACTCTTAATACTGACAAGACTAAAGGCCAATCAGAAATATAAAATAAGGAATGATGTAATACTTACTTCTCTATGATGTACTTGACATTGTTAAACATACTTGTTTCATCTCTTCCTGTGTATGGTTCAATGTGAAAAGCAACCTGTGTAGTAAACACAAATCAACAGTAATATGGGAGAAAAAAAGAGGCAATGGATGAACTGAAAAATTACTTTATTTTTATGTTGTCAAAGAACACATGTACATTGGGGTCCAAAAGTATTCACGccattgataaagatgagcaaaatgactgtattaaataaatcattcaaatACTGACCTATATTGTGTGCTAAAAAAATTGCTCAGAGAAAATTGATTTAGTTTAACAAGTAATCATTTCTTTTCTCAAAAGGGTAGAGGTCTAAATGATTGACACCcgttttcaatacctcacctagcgaggataacggcactgagccATTCTATAAAATATTTTAGGAGTTAGAAaacacatgggggggggggggcttagacCATTCCTcacagaatccttccagatccttgatgtCCTTTCTCTGCGcatatggactgccctcttcaattcaaacaacaggtattcaatggggttcaagtccagagacAGAGACGGCCATTGCAAAGTGTTGATTTTGTGGCCAATGAACCATTTCTTTGATGTGTGCATGGggttgctggaagatccacttgcggccaagtttcagccccctggcagaggcaaccaggtttttgactaaaatatcctggtactgggtaaagttcatgattcCTCTAACAAGTGCCCCAGAACCAGtagaagcaaaatagccccatttATTTTGATTTTGACGGGGAAGAGATATTGAGACCTGGGTCTCTTTTCCAAATGCACCCTATAAAATACATattaaaaacaaaatatatattcaaGTATAAAAGCAGTCATCCTAAGCACAAACACAACATCACAAATCACTCAGAAAAACAGTTACATTCCACAAATAAAGCGCCAATCAATACTTTAAAATTGCCCAAacggcaccagaacatcaagatGAAATGCATTTAGAATTTTGTTGCAGCAATACGGTGCATTAAAACTAAAAGTGTATTGAACTAGCTCGGTGGAGACCCTAGGAGCcaagtgttaaccaatcctgtgaacaaGTTAGTCAACTTAGGTGATCCACCACCAagaaaaatagccccataacatcaaagatccaccaccatattttaaaaGTAGGTATTGGGTTATTTTCTGCTCGTGCATTCTCATTTCGACATCGAAGAGTTGTGTTTTCttgtcatccaacaaatgtaaacacCTGGAGTCTGCTAAACTGCACTGGCATTTGCCACTTGGATTGGAAACGGTGctgtggtcagatgacatgaaaatggaGCACGTCCGActcgcacaccagtggtgggtttggcatcgAAATGAGAAACCATGAGCAGAAAATAACCTCATAGCTACTGTAAAATTCGGCCGGTGGATCTttaatgttatggggctattttgcttccactggtcctgtggTTCTTGTTAAAGTCAACGGCATCATTGCAGCAACTTTTCCTGGACCCCATTATAAATAAACGTCACCCAGTATCAGGATATTGTCCACAAAAA from Salvelinus fontinalis isolate EN_2023a chromosome 35, ASM2944872v1, whole genome shotgun sequence harbors:
- the LOC129834297 gene encoding glycoprotein endo-alpha-1,2-mannosidase-like, which gives rise to MARFRRKSCCTFIGLVLLIFIVTVVLKSFTPEYSPFGSIFGQELFPNIKGPGKNDIQMLSNIDSVVPEALNNMNDVDSERVKNVEAALRQFPAPNYNIHAFYYTWYGNTQFDGKYIHWDHPLLPHWDSKVAAGYPRGRHSPPDDIGANFYPALGAYSSRDPSVIEAHMKQLRAGAIGVLAVSWYPPGMKDENGEPTDDIVPLILEVAHAYHVKVAFHIEPYTGRDETSMFNNVKYIIEKYGEHPAFYRHRTNTGKFLPLFYVYDSYLLNSEQWAKLLKHTKSSSIRDTPYDGIFIALLVEEKHKRDIVTAGFDGVYTYFATNGFSYGSTQRNWESIKTFCEDNNLLFIPSVGPGYIDTSIRPWNFQNTRNRINGKYYEMALSAALEAGADIISITSFNEWHEGTQIEMAIPKTSQTVYLDYLPHKPVVYLEVTRKWAAIFSNERKRRLE